A window of the Buchnera aphidicola (Tetraneura ulmi) genome harbors these coding sequences:
- the aroQ gene encoding type II 3-dehydroquinate dehydratase, with product MKNMFNILILNGPNLNLLGTRETNIYGKTTLSQLNDLLNKESKKLNINISHFQSNAEHEIIEKIHASKKKIQYIIINPAAFTHTSLAIRDSLISVEIPFIEVHISNIYSRETFRTHSWFSDISSGTISGLGIEGYIWAIKTAAIRLFKKNKNKI from the coding sequence ATGAAAAATATGTTTAATATTCTTATATTAAATGGACCTAACTTAAATTTGTTAGGAACTAGAGAAACAAATATTTATGGAAAAACTACTTTAAGTCAATTAAATGACTTATTAAATAAAGAATCAAAAAAACTAAATATAAATATCTCCCATTTTCAATCTAATGCTGAACACGAAATAATTGAGAAAATACATGCTTCTAAAAAAAAAATCCAATATATAATAATCAATCCAGCTGCATTCACTCATACTAGTTTAGCCATAAGAGATAGTTTAATTTCTGTAGAAATTCCTTTTATTGAAGTACATATTTCAAATATATATTCTAGAGAAACTTTTAGAACACATTCCTGGTTTTCTGATATTTCTTCTGGTACAATTAGTGGACTAGGCATAGAAGGTTATATTTGGGCAATTAAAACAGCTGCTATTAGATTATTTAAAAAAAATAAAAACAAAATTTAA